Part of the Loxodonta africana isolate mLoxAfr1 chromosome 15, mLoxAfr1.hap2, whole genome shotgun sequence genome is shown below.
TGAGAATGGGCAGCTGAGTTGAGGTTGCTCCCCGTGATCGTGCTTCAGGCCGCTCCGCTCCTCTTCCCTCTGCAGGAGTGCCGGTCCCGGCGCTGTTCCCGCACCCTCAGCACGCGGAGCTGCCGGGGAAGCACTGCCGCCGCCGCAAAGCTCGCACGGTTTTCTCCGACTCGCAGCTCTCCGGCCTGGAGAAGAGGTTCGAGATCCAGCGCTACCTGTCCACACCAGAGCGGGTGGAATTGGCCACGGCCCTCAGCCTGTCCGAGACGCAGGTGGGCGGGAGGAGAGAGAAGCCCTTTCCCCTCAACTCCCAACACCTCTGGGCCCATGTGCAGAGTTCTTCGAGCGGGAATGGCCCCCCCTTTCAAGGACCTTTAGTAAAAGTGCCGATACTCTCGAGGGGGCCTCTGGACATAAAGGAAAAACTCCTCAGGTGATTTCTATCCCCAGTTTGATAACCATTGCTCTAGGACATCAAGTCTGTTTCTGCCACTTCCCTCTAATCGGGGCTTCAACCCGGATCAGACGTAAATTGATAGATTAGACACTTTCTTGTCCTGAAgccttgttctttttcttcttattttaatcACGTCTTCATATCTACCTTAAGCACACATAGTTTAAGCTCCCTCCctattgctctgtcctgtgttccatcTTCTAGAAGCTATTCACCTCAGAACTCCTGCCTCCTCTCCGTACTGGAAACCCAACTTGCTGTGAAATCAATAGCTCTGCCGGGTGCTGGTCTGATTTTCTGTCTGATAAGAAACAGCAAGTTCCGTTGGCGTCTTCCTGTCCACAAGTCGTGGTGGACCAAGTATTTAGATATCTTAATCAGAGGAACAGCAAAATTTACTATTAGCAATTGTAATTATAGCAGTACTAGTAATTACTAATAATAACCACACCattttgatcctcatcagtattTCGGGACAATTGCTCCTGGGAGCCTTGGGTTTGATTGTCATTCAGCCTGAGAGGCTAACTGGTGAGTTCAGGTGTGACTTAACCCAATGGGGAGGCTTTCACAGCTTCTGGATAACTCAACAACGGATTGCGTTCCATTTTCCAAAAACCCAATAATTGCTTAGATTTTAGCTCAGTAACCACGGGTCTGAAAGAATAAGgtcgttttatttatttttcttcccgGAATTAGGTGAAAACGTGGTTCCAGAATCGGCGGATGAAGCATAAAAAGCAGCTGAGGAAAAGTCAAGACGAGCCCAAAGCGCCGGACCGGCCGGAGAGCCCTGAGAGCAGCCCCCGCGGCCCAGAGGCCGCCTCCGCGGAGGCTCGGCCCGGCCTGCCCGCCGGCCCCTTCATGCTGACCGAGCCGGAGGACGAGGTGGACATTGGGGACGAGGGGGAGCTCGGCTCAGGGCCGCAAGTGCTCTGAGCCGCCGCGCTGGGTCCGGGGGAGGCGGGGGACGAGATCGCCGAGCCGGGCGCGATTCCCTCGAGGACGCGGAGACTCGGACTCCGGGTCTGAGAGGTCGGCTCTGGGAAGACAGAAAAAACCCACCTGTCAGCCTCCCGCCGGCGGCTCGGCTCCCACCTCCCTTCCGCCCAGTTCCTGTCCGGTGAGAGTGCGCTCCGGGGACCGCTCCTTGGCGCGCCCTGCGTCTTCGCCACCCGGACCTGCCCGCCGCCAAGGCCCGAACTGGAACCCGGCTCTCGGCTCTCGAGTTCGGTGGGGGGAATTGTTCGCCGCGACCCAAGGCCCCTCGGCCCGCGCAGCTCAGCCACCTTCCCCAGCTCGTTTATC
Proteins encoded:
- the BSX gene encoding brain-specific homeobox protein homolog, with protein sequence MNLNFTSPLHPASSQRPTSFFIEDILLHKPKPLREVAPDHFATTLASRVPLLDYGYPLMPTPTLLAPHPHHPLHKGDHHHPYFLTTSGVPVPALFPHPQHAELPGKHCRRRKARTVFSDSQLSGLEKRFEIQRYLSTPERVELATALSLSETQVKTWFQNRRMKHKKQLRKSQDEPKAPDRPESPESSPRGPEAASAEARPGLPAGPFMLTEPEDEVDIGDEGELGSGPQVL